The Streptomyces sp. NBC_00236 DNA window TCGGCACGGTCTGGACCCGGGCGTCCTCCGCGACCAGCTCGGCGGCGATCTCGTCCGTACGGTCCGTGGACGGGCCGAGCGCGATCACCACTTCCATCTCACCGGCGTACTCCTGCTCCAGGATGTGCCGGACGGAGTTCCGGAGATGCCGCTCCTCGTTGAGTACCGGCATGATCACGGAGACGGCGGGGTGCTGCGCGGCAGACATGTGGTCCTCGGGTGGTCCTCGGGGGCGCCGGGGGTCTCGCACCCCACCAGGCGGGCGTATTCGGCCGCCACGTTACCGCGAATGGGGGACAGCGGCGCGCGCCGCCGGCCTGCTGCCCGGGATGGAGATCGTATGGGCCTACCGTGCGAACGGTCCCCCTTGCACCGCGGAGGTGTCCTCCCGTGTCCACGCCGCACCGCTCCCCCCGTCCGCCGAGGCCCCGTACCGCTCCCCCGCAGCCCAGACGGGCCAGGAGGAAGCAGGACGAGCGGCCACGCTGGGGCATGCGGGTGGCGACCACGCTCTCCGTCCTCGTCCTCGGCGCGGGCGGCATCGGCCACGCCGTGGTGACCGGTCTGGAGTCCGGGATCGACCGGATCGACCCGTTCAAGGACATGAAGAACCGGCCCGCGGGCGGCAACGGCATGAATCTGCTGCTGGTCGGCACCGACGGCCGCGACAAGATCACCGCGGCGGAGAAGAAGAAGTACCGGCTGGGCGGTGCGCCCTGCCACTGCACCGACACGATCATGCTGGTGCACCTGTCCGCGGACAAGGAGCGCGCCAGCGTCGTCAGCCTGCCGCGCGACAGTTACGCCGAGATCCCCGAGCACCGGGACGCGACGACGGGCAAGGAGCACGCGGCCCACCCGGTGAAGCTGAACGCCGCGTACGCCGAGGGCGGGCCGAATCTGACCGTGCGGACGGTCGAGCACATGACGGGCGTCAAGATCGACCACTATCTGGAGGTCGACTTCACCAGCTTCATGACGACGGTCGACACCCTCGGCGGCGTGAAGATCTGCACCGCCCGGCCGATGAAGGACTCCTACACCGGTCTCGATCTCGCGGCCGGCACCCATGAGCTGGACGGCGGCCAGGCGCTCCAGTACGTACGCTCCCGGCACATCGACGGCGCCGCCGACCTGGGCCGGATGCAGCGCCAGCAGAAGTTCATGGCCTCGCTGATCAAGCAGGCGACGAGCAGCGGGGTGCTGCTGAACCCGGTGAGGTTCCGTGAGGTCGCCTCGACGATGCTGAAGTCGGTCCGGGCCGACAAGGGCTTCGGTACGGAGCAGATGCTGGAGCTCGGCCAGGCGATGCGGGGCTTCTCCGCCGCCTCCTCCGAATTCACCTCGGTGCCCATGGGGAACGTCGCGTACCAGGTCAAGGGCATCGGCTCGACGGTCAAGTGGGACGAGAAGAAGTCGAAGGCGCTGTTCCAGGCGCTGCGGGACGACAAGCCGCTGACCGTCGCGCGGCCCAAGCAGGCTCCGGCGAAGAAGGTCGACGTCCCGCCGAAGCAGATCCGGGTCCAGGTCTACAACGGGACCCCGAAGGACGGCCTCGGCTCGACGGTCGACGCCGCTCTGCACGCCACGGGCTTCGACACCACCCGCGCCCCGCTCACCGCACCGCAGCGCGACCTGAAACACACCCTGGTCACGTACGACCCGCGCTGGGACCGGTCCGCGAAGTCCCTGGCGGCGGCGCTGCCGGGGGCCGAGCTGAAGGCCGTGAAGGGCCAGGGCGGCACGATGAAGGTGACGGCGGGCGCGGACTACCGGAAGGTCGAGCGGGTGCGGGCCGAGGAGCCCGCTCCGGGCAGGTTCGGCGCGGTGAAGGGCGACGAGGTGGTCTGCCCGTAGGGGGCTGGACTCCGAGGACAGGCTCCCGGACCGGTTCCGTTCAGTCCTCGATGCCGTCGGCCGCGCGCTTCTCGCGCAGTTCCTTGATCGCGCGGCGCCGGGCGAGGCGGTGGGTGCGGCGGATCTGCGCCTCCTGGTAGCGCCGGTTGTCGCGCTCCGTCTCCGGGATCACGGGCGGCACCCGGCGGGGCCTGCCGTCCGCGTCGACCGCGGCGAACACCAGGTACGCGCTGCCGACCTGCGAGGCCGGGGTCGACTCGTTCCACCGTTCGGCCATGACGCGGACGCCGACCTCCATGGAGGAGCGGCCGGTCCAGTTCACCTGGGCGCGGACGTGAACGAGGTCACCGACCCGGACCGGCTCCAGGAAGACCATCTCGTCCATCGAGGCGGTCACCGCGGGCCCGCCGGAGTGCCGGCCGGCCACCGCGCCCGCCGCGTCGTCGACCAGTTTCATGATCACGCCGCCGTGCACCGTACCCAGCAGGTTCGTGTCGCTGCCGGTCATGATGTGGCTGAGGGTGGTCCGGGAGGCCGCGGTGGGCTTGCCCGGAATGTCGCCCTCCGGGCGCGGGGCCTGATCTGTCATGCCCTCCACCTTATGCGGGCGCCATGAGGTCATATGCGGGGGCCGCGAGCGCGTCGCTTTGCATCAGCTTCGCAACAGCCCTGGTCCGATTTCCCTCACACCCTGTAATAGCAGCGGCCCCGACCTGCACACTGGATCGCATGAACGATTGGCCCGAGGGTTGGACCGACGACGACCGCAGCGGAAACCGCTACGGGCAGGGAAGCGCGAGCAACCGGCCCGAGAGCGCCCGCTCGATGCCGCACGTCCAGCGCCGCCCCGCCCCGCCCCGGCAGCGCCCGGCGCCGCCGAGGCAGCCACAGGTGCCGCAGCAGCAGCCCGGCGGCTACGGCGACGCCCCCGAGTACGACAGCGGCTACAACACGGGACACGTCTACGGCGGCGGCCAGGGCGGCCGCGGCGGTGGCGGTCACGGCGGCGGCCCCGGTGACGGCGGATACGTCCAGGGCCGCCCGGGGGCGGCGCCCGACTGGCGCCGCCGGATCAAGATCGGCTCACTGGTCCTGGTGGTCGTGATCCTCGCCGTCTCCCTCGGCACGTACTTCTGGGCCGACTCCAAGCTGAAGCGGGAGGTCGACCTCTCCAAGGTCATCGAGCGGCCGGAGGCGGGCGACGGCACGAACTACCTGATCGTCGGGTCGGACAGCCGCGAGGGCATGACGTCCGAGGACAAGAAGAGGCTCCACACCGGTTCCGCCGAGGGCAAGCGGACCGACTCGATGATGATCCTGCACGACGGCTCCAACGGCCCGACGCTGGTCTCGCTGCCCCGTGACTCGAACGTCGAGATCCCTTCGTTCGTCGGCTCCGAGTCCGGCAAGAAGTTCGCGGGCACGGGCCGCACGACGAAGCTGAACGCCGCGTACGCCGAGGACGGCCCCGAGCTCCTCGTCCGTACCGTCGAGTTCAACACCGGGCTGCACATCGACCACTACGTCGAGATCGGCTTCGGCGGCTTCGCCAAGATCGTGGACGCGATCGGCGGCGTGGAGCTGGACATCCCGAAGGCGTTCAAGGACAAGTACTCCGGCGCCGACTTCGCGGCCGGCAAGCAGACGCTCGACGGCCAGCA harbors:
- a CDS encoding LCP family protein, which codes for MSTPHRSPRPPRPRTAPPQPRRARRKQDERPRWGMRVATTLSVLVLGAGGIGHAVVTGLESGIDRIDPFKDMKNRPAGGNGMNLLLVGTDGRDKITAAEKKKYRLGGAPCHCTDTIMLVHLSADKERASVVSLPRDSYAEIPEHRDATTGKEHAAHPVKLNAAYAEGGPNLTVRTVEHMTGVKIDHYLEVDFTSFMTTVDTLGGVKICTARPMKDSYTGLDLAAGTHELDGGQALQYVRSRHIDGAADLGRMQRQQKFMASLIKQATSSGVLLNPVRFREVASTMLKSVRADKGFGTEQMLELGQAMRGFSAASSEFTSVPMGNVAYQVKGIGSTVKWDEKKSKALFQALRDDKPLTVARPKQAPAKKVDVPPKQIRVQVYNGTPKDGLGSTVDAALHATGFDTTRAPLTAPQRDLKHTLVTYDPRWDRSAKSLAAALPGAELKAVKGQGGTMKVTAGADYRKVERVRAEEPAPGRFGAVKGDEVVCP
- a CDS encoding acyl-CoA thioesterase, which translates into the protein MTDQAPRPEGDIPGKPTAASRTTLSHIMTGSDTNLLGTVHGGVIMKLVDDAAGAVAGRHSGGPAVTASMDEMVFLEPVRVGDLVHVRAQVNWTGRSSMEVGVRVMAERWNESTPASQVGSAYLVFAAVDADGRPRRVPPVIPETERDNRRYQEAQIRRTHRLARRRAIKELREKRAADGIED
- a CDS encoding LCP family protein, with the protein product MNDWPEGWTDDDRSGNRYGQGSASNRPESARSMPHVQRRPAPPRQRPAPPRQPQVPQQQPGGYGDAPEYDSGYNTGHVYGGGQGGRGGGGHGGGPGDGGYVQGRPGAAPDWRRRIKIGSLVLVVVILAVSLGTYFWADSKLKREVDLSKVIERPEAGDGTNYLIVGSDSREGMTSEDKKRLHTGSAEGKRTDSMMILHDGSNGPTLVSLPRDSNVEIPSFVGSESGKKFAGTGRTTKLNAAYAEDGPELLVRTVEFNTGLHIDHYVEIGFGGFAKIVDAIGGVELDIPKAFKDKYSGADFAAGKQTLDGQQALAFVRTRHAFTSDLDRTKNQQKFLAALASQTATPSTVLNPFKLYPTMGAGLDTLIVDKDMSLWSLSQMFFAMKGVTGGDGASLNIPISGSSGGNLLWDKAKVKQLVEQLNNDEKVTVTGS